One window of the Anaeromyxobacter dehalogenans 2CP-C genome contains the following:
- a CDS encoding VOC family protein has translation MPAVKHIPDGYQALTPYLVMKDAARAIDFYRQVFGAVELMRMPGPEGRVGHAELKIGDARLMLADEHPEMGALGPKSIGGTAVGLVVYVPDVDATVARAVAAGATVKGAVEDKFYGDRMGSIVDPFGHLWHVGTHKEDVSPEEMQRRMAALPSM, from the coding sequence ATGCCCGCAGTGAAGCACATCCCCGACGGCTACCAGGCCCTCACGCCGTACCTCGTCATGAAGGACGCCGCCCGCGCCATCGACTTCTACCGGCAGGTCTTCGGCGCGGTGGAGCTCATGCGCATGCCCGGGCCGGAGGGCCGCGTCGGCCATGCCGAGCTGAAGATCGGCGACGCGCGCCTCATGCTGGCGGACGAGCACCCGGAGATGGGGGCGCTCGGCCCGAAGTCCATCGGCGGCACCGCGGTCGGGCTGGTCGTGTACGTGCCCGACGTGGACGCCACGGTCGCCCGCGCCGTCGCCGCGGGCGCCACCGTGAAGGGCGCCGTGGAGGACAAGTTCTACGGCGACCGGATGGGCTCGATCGTCGATCCCTTCGGCCACCTCTGGCACGTCGGCACGCACAAGGAGGACGTCTCGCCGGAGGAGATGCAGCGGCGCATGGCGGCGCTGCCGTCCATGTGA
- a CDS encoding phosphatase PAP2 family protein, with product MLAAITHDLHTAGEAWLFRALNADGGPILDGLMVLVSSKPFGAAWAILLAILVARAARGPLAARLRLVAALGAAIAMSDGLGSQLLRPLLARRRPCYALPPGTFRWLAPAADVGSLPSLHAANFFAMATVAAAAGPRLGLAALGVAVLVALSRVYVGVHWPTDVLAGAVWGVLCGMLARLLATRLWAAWQRRRPAPPAP from the coding sequence GTGCTCGCAGCGATCACCCACGACCTCCACACCGCCGGCGAGGCCTGGCTGTTCCGCGCGCTGAACGCGGACGGCGGCCCGATCCTCGACGGGCTGATGGTGCTCGTGTCGTCGAAGCCCTTCGGCGCGGCCTGGGCGATCCTGCTCGCGATCCTCGTCGCGCGCGCGGCGCGCGGCCCGCTCGCCGCCCGGCTCCGCCTGGTGGCCGCGCTCGGCGCCGCCATCGCGATGAGCGACGGCCTCGGCTCGCAGCTGCTGCGGCCGCTGCTCGCGCGCCGCCGCCCCTGCTACGCGCTGCCGCCCGGCACGTTCCGCTGGCTGGCGCCCGCCGCCGACGTGGGCTCGCTCCCGAGCCTCCACGCGGCGAACTTCTTCGCCATGGCCACCGTGGCGGCCGCCGCCGGCCCGCGCCTCGGGCTCGCCGCGCTCGGCGTGGCGGTGCTCGTGGCGCTCAGCCGCGTGTACGTGGGCGTGCACTGGCCCACCGACGTGCTCGCGGGCGCGGTCTGGGGCGTGCTGTGCGGGATGCTGGCGCGGCTGCTCGCCACCCGGCTCTGGGCCGCGTGGCAGCGGCGTCGGCCGGCGCCGCCGGCGCCCTGA
- a CDS encoding patatin-like phospholipase family protein, translated as MQTGTTEAEGLLECDLVMKGGITSGVVYPLALVELARRYRFRSVGGSSAGAIAAAAAVAAEYGRQSGATVEGSGFAGLARLPASLGERLPGGGSRLSSLFQPTRRTRPVLEALLGAARGRSAAGKAARALAPLVVAAPGCWVALAGLLLAGAVGAVAGRQGGVAEAAALWLSAAAVLALAALGAVVASAVSALGAIRDNGLGVCSGFAPPGRGGPPPLTTWLHGLVQSLAGTREVLTLGHLERHGLRLEVTTTSVTHQRPFRLPLHPDDPVFFFREAEFRALFPGEVVDRLVEAGRAEEAERRARTDGRRVRLPAHDPSLVLFPRGPGLPVVVLARMSLSFPLLLGAVPLYGVDWTRRRNQRRRAEPELERAWFSDGGICSNIPIHFFDAALPTRPTFAIDLREQHPDHPLGAWLPANNASGIAQRWRRLGEGRAAPLRFLAAVVATMQTWVDEMQLAAPGYRDRIVHVSHAADEGGLNLEMPPDVIARLAARGADAGVRLRDRFRWDDHRWIRFRSLLDVMQRYVAPAWAAHAPGTPGRAALLALLEAHRGGRGSYPVTGPQAECARAALEGVDRLAEAAAATGGDLRERAPRPAPELRARPRV; from the coding sequence ATGCAGACCGGAACGACCGAGGCCGAGGGGCTCCTGGAGTGCGACCTGGTGATGAAGGGCGGCATCACCAGCGGCGTGGTGTACCCGCTCGCGCTGGTGGAGCTGGCGCGCCGGTACCGCTTCCGCTCGGTGGGCGGCTCGTCCGCGGGCGCCATCGCGGCCGCGGCGGCGGTGGCGGCCGAGTACGGGCGCCAGTCCGGCGCGACCGTGGAGGGCTCCGGCTTCGCGGGGCTCGCACGGCTCCCGGCCAGCCTGGGCGAGCGGCTCCCGGGCGGCGGGTCGCGGCTGTCGTCGCTCTTCCAGCCCACCCGCCGCACCCGCCCCGTGCTGGAGGCGCTGCTCGGGGCGGCGCGCGGCCGGAGCGCGGCCGGCAAGGCGGCGCGCGCGCTCGCGCCGCTCGTCGTCGCGGCTCCCGGCTGCTGGGTGGCGCTCGCCGGGCTCCTGCTCGCGGGCGCGGTGGGCGCGGTCGCGGGGCGGCAGGGCGGGGTCGCCGAGGCGGCGGCGCTCTGGCTGTCCGCCGCCGCGGTGCTGGCGCTCGCCGCGCTCGGCGCGGTGGTGGCGTCGGCGGTCTCGGCGCTCGGCGCCATCCGCGACAACGGCCTCGGCGTGTGCAGCGGGTTCGCGCCGCCCGGACGAGGCGGCCCGCCGCCGCTCACCACCTGGCTGCACGGCCTCGTCCAGTCGCTGGCGGGCACGCGCGAGGTGCTCACGCTCGGCCACCTCGAGCGCCACGGCCTGCGCCTCGAGGTCACCACCACCAGCGTCACGCACCAGCGCCCGTTCCGCCTGCCGCTCCACCCCGACGACCCGGTGTTCTTCTTCCGCGAGGCGGAGTTCCGGGCGCTGTTCCCGGGCGAGGTGGTGGACCGGCTGGTCGAGGCCGGGCGCGCCGAGGAGGCGGAGCGCCGCGCGCGCACCGACGGCCGGCGCGTGCGGCTCCCCGCCCACGATCCGTCGCTGGTGCTGTTCCCCCGCGGGCCCGGGCTGCCGGTCGTGGTGCTCGCGCGGATGAGCCTCAGCTTCCCGCTGCTCCTCGGGGCGGTGCCGCTGTACGGCGTGGACTGGACGCGCCGGCGGAACCAGCGGCGGCGCGCCGAGCCGGAGCTCGAGCGGGCCTGGTTCTCCGACGGCGGGATCTGCTCGAACATCCCCATCCACTTCTTCGACGCCGCGCTGCCCACCCGGCCCACGTTCGCGATCGATCTCCGCGAGCAGCACCCCGATCACCCGCTCGGCGCCTGGCTGCCGGCGAACAACGCGTCGGGCATCGCGCAGCGCTGGCGCCGGCTCGGCGAGGGGCGCGCCGCGCCGCTCCGGTTCCTCGCCGCGGTGGTGGCCACCATGCAGACCTGGGTGGACGAGATGCAGCTCGCCGCGCCGGGCTACCGCGACCGCATCGTGCACGTCTCGCACGCCGCCGACGAGGGCGGCCTCAACCTCGAGATGCCGCCGGACGTGATCGCGCGGCTCGCCGCGCGCGGCGCCGACGCCGGCGTCCGGCTGCGCGACCGGTTCCGCTGGGACGACCACCGCTGGATCCGCTTCCGCTCGCTGCTCGACGTCATGCAGCGGTACGTCGCGCCGGCCTGGGCGGCGCACGCGCCCGGCACGCCAGGGCGGGCCGCGCTGCTCGCGCTGCTCGAGGCGCACCGGGGCGGGCGCGGCAGCTACCCGGTCACCGGCCCGCAGGCGGAGTGCGCGCGGGCGGCGCTGGAGGGCGTGGACCGGCTGGCGGAGGCGGCCGCGGCCACCGGCGGCGACCTGCGCGAGCGGGCCCCCCGGCCCGCGCCGGAGCTGCGGGCGCGCCCGCGGGTGTAG
- a CDS encoding DUF5996 family protein, with translation MTRDPAPGAWPELPLAQWEGTRHALHMCTQLIGKTLLACAPPLNHWWHTALRVSAHGLASPVAIPTADGWLDLELDLVDHALVMRTGQRTASMPLVARSVHALHDEYLALLDQLGVRIRLWPVPVEVPQPVPFDRDDAPRPYDAGAAHRFWQVLRGCAAALETLCDGFVGKQSPVHFFWGSFDLAATRFSGRRAPERPGADAVNREAYSHEVISWGFWPGGASAAGVRVEEPVLYAYAAPEPPGFREADPGVAAASYDPRLGEFLLPYAVVRAAPDPAAVIRAFCEATYRAGATLGGWDRAALERGPGRPAAAR, from the coding sequence ATGACCCGAGATCCCGCGCCGGGCGCCTGGCCCGAGCTGCCGCTCGCCCAGTGGGAGGGCACGCGCCACGCGCTGCACATGTGCACGCAGCTCATCGGCAAGACCCTGCTGGCCTGCGCACCGCCGCTGAACCACTGGTGGCACACCGCGCTGCGGGTCTCCGCCCACGGCCTGGCCAGCCCCGTGGCCATCCCCACCGCCGACGGCTGGCTCGACCTCGAGCTCGACCTCGTGGACCACGCGCTCGTGATGCGCACCGGCCAGCGCACCGCGTCGATGCCGCTCGTCGCACGGTCCGTACACGCGCTCCACGACGAGTACCTCGCCCTGCTCGACCAGCTGGGCGTGCGCATCCGCCTCTGGCCGGTGCCGGTCGAGGTGCCGCAGCCCGTCCCGTTCGACCGGGACGACGCGCCGCGACCGTACGACGCCGGGGCGGCGCACCGGTTCTGGCAGGTGCTCCGGGGCTGCGCGGCGGCGCTGGAGACGCTCTGCGACGGGTTCGTCGGCAAGCAGAGCCCGGTGCACTTCTTCTGGGGAAGCTTCGACCTCGCCGCGACGCGCTTCTCCGGCCGTCGCGCGCCGGAGCGGCCGGGCGCGGACGCCGTGAACCGCGAGGCGTACTCGCACGAGGTGATCTCGTGGGGCTTCTGGCCGGGCGGCGCGAGCGCGGCCGGCGTCCGCGTGGAGGAGCCGGTGCTGTACGCCTACGCGGCGCCGGAGCCGCCGGGCTTCCGCGAGGCGGACCCGGGGGTCGCGGCGGCGTCGTACGACCCGCGCCTCGGCGAGTTCCTGCTCCCTTACGCGGTCGTTCGCGCCGCGCCGGATCCGGCCGCGGTGATCCGCGCGTTCTGCGAGGCCACCTACCGCGCCGGCGCGACGCTGGGCGGCTGGGATCGCGCCGCGCTGGAGCGCGGCCCCGGCCGCCCCGCCGCCGCCCGGTGA
- a CDS encoding YbaN family protein: MPPDPEPTTAATRAAPARRLLLLALGWTAFALGAIGLLLPIVPTTPFMLVALWAFSASSERFHRWLYTHRLFGPPLQKWQRDRAIPVWVKAIALGSMAVSLAWLAFVVRPPRYALLAAAALVACGAAFVLRIPSRPRQPVREP; encoded by the coding sequence GTGCCGCCCGACCCCGAGCCGACGACCGCCGCGACCCGCGCCGCCCCGGCCCGCCGGCTGCTGCTCCTCGCGCTCGGCTGGACGGCGTTCGCCCTGGGCGCGATCGGGCTGCTGCTCCCCATCGTGCCCACCACGCCGTTCATGCTGGTGGCGCTCTGGGCGTTCTCGGCCAGCTCCGAGCGCTTCCACCGCTGGCTGTACACGCACCGGCTCTTCGGGCCGCCGCTGCAGAAGTGGCAGCGGGATCGCGCCATCCCGGTCTGGGTGAAGGCGATCGCGCTCGGGAGCATGGCGGTGAGCCTCGCCTGGCTGGCGTTCGTGGTGCGGCCGCCGCGCTACGCGCTCCTCGCCGCCGCGGCCCTCGTCGCCTGCGGCGCCGCGTTCGTCCTGCGCATCCCGAGCCGCCCCCGGCAGCCGGTGCGGGAGCCGTGA
- a CDS encoding aspartate/glutamate racemase family protein, translating into MQPIVGIVGGLGPEGTVHYYRKLTALLAGLPLDLGRPGIVVDHVWIDRFSGLLRAGADPEALELLLGSLRRLERAGATLALFAAVTPHRFLAALRPRSPLPIADLVGATCDDVRAAGHRVVGLVGTRFTVSEPFFREALEAAGVRVVVPDEAGTDYLDALIFGPLARGEKTPEMKGELAAIVGRMAGRAPLDALVVACTDLMDLMGTEVRLLDPIDSHLRLALRMLGSSGARAQ; encoded by the coding sequence ATGCAGCCGATCGTCGGAATCGTGGGCGGGCTCGGTCCCGAGGGGACCGTCCACTACTACCGGAAGCTCACCGCCCTGCTCGCCGGGCTGCCCCTCGACCTGGGCCGGCCCGGCATCGTCGTGGACCACGTCTGGATCGACCGGTTCTCGGGGCTGCTCCGCGCGGGAGCGGACCCGGAGGCGCTGGAGCTGTTGCTGGGCTCGCTCCGGCGGCTCGAGCGCGCCGGCGCCACCCTGGCGCTCTTCGCGGCGGTGACGCCGCACCGGTTCCTGGCGGCGCTCCGGCCCCGCTCTCCCCTGCCCATCGCCGACCTGGTGGGCGCGACCTGCGACGACGTGCGCGCCGCCGGCCACCGGGTGGTCGGGCTCGTCGGCACGCGCTTCACCGTCTCGGAGCCGTTCTTCCGCGAGGCGCTCGAGGCGGCCGGCGTGCGGGTGGTGGTCCCGGACGAGGCCGGGACGGACTACCTGGACGCGCTGATCTTCGGGCCGCTCGCGCGCGGCGAGAAGACGCCCGAGATGAAGGGCGAGCTCGCCGCGATCGTGGGCCGCATGGCGGGGCGCGCGCCGCTCGACGCGCTGGTGGTCGCCTGCACCGACCTCATGGACCTGATGGGAACCGAGGTCCGGCTCCTCGATCCCATCGACAGCCACCTGCGCCTGGCGCTCCGGATGCTCGGGTCATCCGGAGCGCGGGCGCAGTGA
- a CDS encoding phosphatase PAP2 family protein, with product MNAHPLLLSLALAVTPAPARAAPADLQVSPAADGAITAGALAAALGLRRFERDLLPASCRWCSPGRLDAWAHETLAWKHPSRAATASDLLGVGVPLGAAAALAVPDLAGGAPRRAAEDVLLVAEAIGIATLGTELVKVGTDRIRPDAWDGSGPAHALDSRVSFWSGHTATAFAAASAAGTIATLREAPGAPWIVGGGAAAASVVGYLRLAADRHWATDVLAGAGWGTAVGILVPLLHWHPIAHVRLVPAPGGIAGVF from the coding sequence GTGAACGCCCACCCGCTGCTCCTCTCGCTCGCGCTCGCGGTCACCCCCGCCCCGGCGCGCGCCGCGCCGGCGGACCTCCAGGTGAGCCCTGCGGCCGACGGCGCGATCACCGCGGGCGCGCTCGCGGCCGCGCTGGGCCTGCGCCGGTTCGAGCGCGACCTGCTCCCCGCCAGCTGCCGCTGGTGCAGCCCGGGCCGCCTCGACGCCTGGGCGCACGAGACGCTGGCCTGGAAGCACCCCTCGCGCGCGGCGACCGCCTCCGACCTGCTCGGCGTGGGCGTGCCCCTCGGCGCGGCGGCGGCGCTGGCGGTCCCCGACCTCGCGGGGGGCGCGCCCCGGCGGGCGGCAGAGGATGTGCTGCTCGTCGCCGAGGCGATCGGGATCGCGACGCTCGGCACCGAGCTGGTGAAGGTGGGCACCGACCGGATCCGGCCGGACGCCTGGGACGGGAGCGGGCCCGCGCACGCGCTCGACTCGCGCGTCTCCTTCTGGTCGGGCCACACCGCGACGGCGTTCGCCGCGGCGTCCGCGGCGGGCACGATCGCCACGCTGCGCGAGGCGCCGGGCGCGCCGTGGATCGTCGGCGGCGGCGCGGCGGCGGCGAGCGTCGTGGGCTACCTGCGGCTGGCCGCGGATCGCCACTGGGCGACCGACGTGCTCGCCGGCGCCGGGTGGGGCACGGCGGTGGGGATCCTGGTGCCCCTGCTCCACTGGCACCCGATCGCGCACGTGCGCCTGGTGCCGGCGCCGGGCGGGATCGCCGGGGTGTTCTAG
- a CDS encoding LysR substrate-binding domain-containing protein, whose amino-acid sequence MKDLPLNALRAFALVFAHRGVRPAARELGVAHSSLSRHLAELEAWAGTPLTRGPGGRAGLSFTPQGEALGQAALAALRELERAAAAVREARSERSVVISTTASFASRWLLPRLPALEARHPDLEVSVLVDPRPVDLGTAGAGEVDLAIRLGRGPWRDLDCQPLLDEVLYPVMSPAAWRAAGSPRRPPALARLRLLHDRDPGATWELWRRAHGPASLDVRRGPRLASTDLVLRAAAQGQGVALARHRLAADDVAAGLLVRPFERSVALGPAYWLVLPPHARGRAATAGVVAWLEQEARACGPLPA is encoded by the coding sequence GTGAAGGACCTCCCCCTGAACGCGCTCCGCGCCTTCGCGCTCGTGTTCGCGCACCGCGGCGTGCGCCCCGCCGCGCGCGAGCTCGGCGTGGCCCACTCGTCGCTGAGCCGGCACCTGGCCGAGCTGGAGGCCTGGGCCGGCACCCCGCTGACCCGCGGCCCCGGCGGGCGGGCCGGGCTCTCGTTCACGCCGCAGGGCGAGGCGCTCGGCCAGGCGGCGCTCGCCGCGCTCCGCGAGCTGGAGCGGGCCGCTGCCGCGGTGCGGGAGGCGCGCTCGGAGCGCTCGGTGGTGATCTCGACCACCGCCTCCTTCGCGAGCCGCTGGCTCCTGCCGCGGCTCCCGGCGCTGGAGGCGCGCCACCCGGACCTGGAGGTCTCGGTGCTGGTGGACCCGCGGCCGGTGGACCTCGGGACCGCGGGCGCCGGGGAGGTGGACCTCGCGATCCGGCTGGGGCGCGGCCCCTGGCGCGACCTGGACTGCCAGCCGCTGCTCGACGAGGTGCTGTACCCGGTGATGAGCCCGGCCGCCTGGCGCGCGGCGGGCTCGCCGCGCCGGCCGCCGGCGCTGGCGCGGCTGCGGCTCCTGCACGACCGCGATCCGGGCGCGACCTGGGAGCTGTGGCGGCGCGCCCATGGGCCCGCCTCGCTGGACGTCCGGCGCGGCCCGCGCCTCGCCTCGACCGACCTCGTGCTCCGCGCCGCGGCGCAGGGGCAGGGGGTGGCGCTGGCGCGGCACCGGCTCGCCGCGGACGACGTGGCGGCCGGCCTGCTGGTCCGGCCCTTCGAGCGGTCGGTGGCGCTCGGCCCCGCCTACTGGCTGGTGCTCCCGCCGCACGCGCGCGGCCGCGCCGCCACCGCGGGGGTGGTGGCCTGGCTGGAGCAGGAGGCCCGCGCCTGCGGGCCGCTCCCGGCCTGA
- a CDS encoding alpha-amylase family glycosyl hydrolase, with the protein MTPARTPRRTSLALLAAAALTALACGGGSTPPPAVDVSPVPAADPGSALPDGWERGPFAEIYVRGYQDSDGDGVGDLRGLASRLDYLAELGVRGIWLMPVTASQDHDHGYAVADYRGVEPGYGTLEDLDALVAAAHARGIGVILDYVMNHSAATNPLFVNSADGKSNPYRGWYLWKSSQPSGWSVYGGNPWRQSGTGWYYAPFATNMPDFDLANPAVAAYHADSQRFWLNRGVDGFRFDAVGMLFENGPGAWNDQPQNYVRMAEVRALLDGYERRFMVCEGPDDPAGFTAACGSAFAFGHQYDVMGAARGDPAAVARVAAYFEDPARHAAATMLSNHDAFAGQRPWDQLGGDEARYRLAAATYLLQPGIPFIYYGEELGLGGAGSLSGDWRLRTPMSWTGDARTAGFTTGKPFRALPSNVATHNVEAERGRAGSLLEFYREVIALRRAVPALQRGGYEGARASEATLSFRRSLGTSHALVLLNYDVVPLTLQVTGLAPGAALAPRLPTTAPAATADAAGAASFDLPALTVRVYTWDG; encoded by the coding sequence ATGACGCCCGCGCGAACGCCCCGCCGCACCTCGCTCGCCCTCCTCGCCGCGGCCGCCCTGACCGCGCTCGCCTGCGGCGGCGGCTCGACCCCGCCGCCGGCGGTGGACGTCTCCCCGGTGCCCGCCGCGGACCCCGGCAGCGCGCTCCCCGACGGCTGGGAGCGAGGGCCCTTCGCCGAGATCTACGTCCGCGGCTACCAGGACTCGGACGGCGACGGGGTGGGGGACCTGCGCGGCCTGGCGAGCCGGCTCGACTACCTGGCGGAGCTGGGCGTGCGCGGGATCTGGCTCATGCCGGTCACCGCCAGCCAGGACCACGACCACGGCTACGCCGTCGCCGACTACCGCGGCGTCGAGCCCGGCTACGGCACGCTCGAGGACCTCGACGCGCTCGTCGCGGCGGCCCACGCCCGCGGCATCGGCGTGATCCTCGACTACGTCATGAACCACAGCGCGGCCACCAACCCGCTGTTCGTCAACTCCGCCGACGGCAAGTCGAACCCGTACCGCGGCTGGTACCTGTGGAAGTCGTCGCAGCCGTCCGGCTGGTCGGTGTACGGGGGCAACCCGTGGCGGCAGTCCGGCACCGGCTGGTACTACGCGCCGTTCGCGACGAACATGCCGGACTTCGATCTCGCGAACCCGGCGGTGGCCGCGTACCACGCCGACAGCCAGCGCTTCTGGCTGAACCGCGGGGTGGACGGCTTCCGCTTCGACGCGGTGGGGATGCTGTTCGAGAACGGGCCCGGCGCCTGGAACGACCAGCCGCAGAACTACGTCCGGATGGCGGAGGTGCGGGCGCTGCTCGACGGGTACGAGCGGCGCTTCATGGTGTGCGAGGGGCCGGACGACCCGGCCGGCTTCACCGCCGCCTGCGGCAGCGCGTTCGCGTTCGGGCACCAGTACGACGTGATGGGCGCGGCGCGCGGAGACCCGGCGGCGGTCGCGCGGGTGGCCGCGTACTTCGAGGACCCGGCCCGCCACGCCGCCGCCACCATGCTCTCGAACCACGACGCCTTCGCCGGCCAGCGCCCCTGGGACCAGCTCGGCGGCGACGAGGCGCGCTACCGGCTCGCGGCCGCGACGTACCTGCTGCAGCCCGGCATCCCGTTCATCTACTACGGCGAGGAGCTCGGGCTGGGCGGCGCCGGCTCGCTCTCCGGCGACTGGCGGCTGCGCACGCCCATGAGCTGGACCGGCGACGCGCGCACCGCCGGCTTCACCACCGGCAAGCCGTTCCGGGCGCTCCCCTCCAACGTGGCCACGCACAACGTGGAGGCGGAGCGGGGCCGCGCGGGATCGCTGCTCGAGTTCTACCGCGAGGTGATCGCGCTCCGCCGCGCGGTGCCGGCGCTCCAGCGCGGCGGCTACGAGGGCGCGCGCGCCTCCGAGGCGACGCTCTCCTTCCGCCGCTCGCTCGGGACCTCGCACGCGCTCGTGCTCCTCAACTACGACGTCGTCCCCCTCACGCTGCAGGTGACGGGCCTCGCGCCCGGCGCCGCGCTCGCGCCGCGCCTGCCCACCACGGCGCCCGCGGCCACCGCCGACGCGGCGGGCGCGGCCTCGTTCGACCTGCCCGCGCTCACGGTCCGCGTCTACACCTGGGACGGCTGA
- a CDS encoding alpha/beta fold hydrolase, producing MDTLALQANGLRFAALADGPGDGPLALLLHGFPELARSWRHQLPALAAAGWRAVAPDLRGYGATEKRGPFDLATLAADAAGLVRALGRERAVVIGHDWGGAMAWAVAARHPEVVSRLVILNAPHPGAFARELRRNRRQLLRSSYMLLFQVPFLPEWLLTRDRAAGVARAIRGGSYVRSAWPAEELEPYRRAFLQPGAARAALGWYRAAFRGRRSPGPRPRPVSAPTLILWGVEDRFLGVETIARAKLAPYLAPGNAPEIVPIEGAGHFVQNEAPEQVNAALLQWLGPAAGRSGT from the coding sequence GTGGACACGCTCGCGCTCCAGGCCAACGGCCTCCGCTTCGCCGCGCTCGCCGACGGCCCCGGCGACGGCCCGCTCGCGCTGCTCCTGCACGGCTTCCCGGAGCTGGCCCGCTCCTGGAGGCACCAGCTCCCCGCGCTCGCCGCCGCCGGCTGGCGCGCGGTGGCGCCCGACCTCCGCGGCTACGGCGCGACCGAGAAGCGCGGGCCGTTCGACCTCGCCACGCTGGCGGCGGACGCGGCCGGGCTGGTGCGGGCGCTCGGGCGCGAGCGCGCGGTGGTGATCGGGCACGACTGGGGCGGCGCGATGGCGTGGGCGGTCGCGGCCCGCCATCCGGAGGTGGTCTCGCGGCTCGTGATCCTGAACGCGCCGCACCCGGGCGCGTTCGCGCGCGAGCTGCGCCGCAACCGCCGCCAGCTCCTCCGCTCGTCGTACATGCTCCTGTTCCAGGTGCCGTTCCTCCCGGAGTGGCTGCTCACGCGCGACCGGGCCGCGGGCGTGGCCCGCGCGATCCGCGGCGGCTCGTACGTGCGCAGCGCCTGGCCTGCCGAGGAGCTGGAGCCCTACCGCCGCGCGTTCCTGCAGCCCGGCGCCGCGCGCGCCGCGCTCGGCTGGTACCGGGCGGCGTTCCGCGGCCGCCGCTCGCCGGGGCCGCGCCCGCGGCCGGTCTCCGCGCCCACGCTGATCCTGTGGGGCGTCGAGGATCGCTTCCTCGGCGTGGAGACGATCGCGCGGGCGAAGCTCGCGCCGTACCTCGCGCCCGGCAACGCGCCGGAGATCGTGCCGATCGAGGGCGCGGGCCACTTCGTGCAGAACGAGGCGCCGGAGCAGGTGAACGCGGCGCTGCTCCAGTGGCTCGGCCCAGCGGCCGGGAGGTCCGGAACGTGA
- a CDS encoding LysE family transporter, with protein sequence METWIATAGLVAVGVFTPGPSNFVVMHRAAAAGLRGAAPAIAAVLLGLVALLGLAAAGGGALLAAAPALGRVLQAGGAVYLAWGGVALVVESFRRGPAEGGAAGGALPQRPAAVFLFQFTNPKAWAMVLTAASACGGGGAGAAFLRLVPLFTALSLAGLLTWAMLGSALERAMRVPRWRRRIDRAMGALLAASAALLLAGA encoded by the coding sequence ATGGAGACGTGGATCGCGACCGCAGGGCTGGTGGCCGTCGGGGTGTTCACCCCCGGGCCGAGCAACTTCGTGGTGATGCACCGGGCCGCCGCGGCCGGGCTCCGGGGCGCCGCCCCGGCCATCGCGGCGGTACTGCTCGGGCTCGTCGCCCTGCTCGGGCTCGCGGCCGCGGGCGGAGGCGCGCTGCTCGCGGCGGCCCCGGCGCTGGGGCGCGTGCTGCAGGCGGGCGGCGCGGTCTACCTGGCGTGGGGCGGCGTGGCGCTCGTGGTGGAGAGCTTCCGGCGCGGGCCGGCCGAGGGCGGCGCGGCCGGCGGCGCGCTGCCGCAGCGGCCGGCGGCGGTGTTCCTGTTCCAGTTCACGAACCCGAAGGCCTGGGCCATGGTGCTCACCGCGGCGTCGGCCTGCGGCGGCGGCGGCGCGGGCGCGGCGTTCCTCCGGCTCGTGCCGCTGTTCACCGCGCTGTCGCTCGCCGGGCTCCTCACCTGGGCGATGCTCGGGTCGGCGCTGGAGCGCGCCATGCGCGTGCCGCGCTGGCGGCGCCGGATCGACCGCGCCATGGGCGCGCTGCTCGCCGCCTCGGCCGCCCTGCTGCTCGCGGGCGCCTGA